In the Paralichthys olivaceus isolate ysfri-2021 chromosome 15, ASM2471397v2, whole genome shotgun sequence genome, one interval contains:
- the LOC109644047 gene encoding clathrin interactor 1-like isoform X1 — MLNMWKVRELVDKATNVVMNYSEIESKVREATNDDPWGPSGQLMGEIAKSTFMYEQFPEVMNMLWTRMLKDNKKNWRRVYKALLLLAYLIRNGSERVVTSAREHIYDLRSLENYHLIDENGKDQGINVRQKVKEMVEFIQDDDRLREERKKAKKNKDKYIGVSSDSMGGGGGGGGGGGGSFKNSNELDRSKWDEDWDKSRGAFPFSEKLGEISDKIGSTIDDTLNKFRKKERDDSPDRISDNEEDRASRNSRQETLEFKDEEETVTTKSIQITQATETTTTTTRKRSGASSSKTLDLGAAAHYTGDKSPEEKSSVRQSSSSGLADLLVIDPLSNQSNTTGGSSDLIAGFADFSSPAASASLPTASAAVSSNENGEFGDWSTFSAKPPASSAPSQPVTNLFGSVQSPTATNAAPGPPSAELFDLMGGVNHQLTNPHTTLSASQSLTFSLGGAPPGATVAMPTVPLSRSQQSLGGITSQQPIGQQQKVGVGGQGSLGSTWSDPSVNISLDFLSAGLNPTKTPPTLNNIIQQQGVPPVNLLSQNFGGLNLSSPPPVTPIRPPANSMMAGGAMTMGMPASMATGMPPSMTTGTMGMGGIPVNQGMMGMNMSMNMGMTTPVMMGGVGVPGVGMGLSHSVSPAVVPPKQDAFANFGNFGK; from the exons ATGCTGAATATGTGGAAAGTCAGGGAGCTGGTGGACAAAGC CACCAACGTGGTGATGAACTACTCGGAGATCGAATCCAAGGTGAGAGAGGCCACCAATGATGACCCCTGGGGTCCCTCTGGACAACTGATGGGAGAAATAGCCAA GTCTACCTTCATGTATGAGCAATTTCCAGAGGTGATGAACATGCTGTGGACCAGGATGCTGAAGGACAACAAGAAGAACTGGAGACGAGTGTACAAG gcCTTACTGCTGCTGGCCTATCTGATCAGGAACGGGTCTGAAAGAGTCGTCACCAGTGCCAGAGAACACATTTACGACCTGCGATCTCTAGAAAACTACCATTTGATTG ATGAGAATGGTAAGGATCAGGGCATCAATGTGCGTCAGAAGGTGAAGGAGATGGTGGAGTTCATCCAGGACGATGACAGattgagagaggagaggaagaaagccaagaagaataaagataaatacattGGAGTCTCTTCTGACAGtatgggaggaggtggaggaggtggaggaggaggaggaggaagctttAAGAATT CTAATGAGTTGGATCGGAGTAAGTGGGACGAGGACTGGGATAAGAGCAGAGGAGCTTTCCCCTTCAGCGAGAAGCTCGGAGAGATCAGTGACAAGATAGGCAGCACCATCGACGACACACTCAACAAGTTCAGGAAGAAGGAACGAGACGACTCACCCGACAGAATCAG TGACAATGAGGAGGACCGAGCATCTAGAAACAGCAGGCAGGAAACCCTGGAGttcaaagatgaagaggaaactgTCACAACAAAGAGTATTCAGATCACACAAGCAACAGAaaccacaaccaccaccacacgGAAACGCAGCGGAGCATCGAGCAGCAAGACTCTGGACCTCGGTGCTGCAGCTCACTACACTGGGGACAAGAGCCCAGAAGAAAAG TCATCAGTCAGACAGTCATCCAGTAGCGGCCTCGCTGACCTGTTAGTGATCGACCCTTTATCGAATCAGAGCAATACAACAG GTGGTAGCTCAGACCTGATCGCTGGTTTTGCTGacttctcctctcctgcagcttctgccAGCCTCCCAACCGCCTCGG CTGCTGTATCATCCAATGAAAATGGAGAATTTGGAGACTGGAGCACCTTCTCAGCCAAACCACCAGCGAGCTCTGCTCCCTCTCAGCCTGTCACCAACCTGTTTGGCAGTGTCCAGTCGCCCACTGCCACTAATGCCGCCCCCGGGCCACCTTCTGCTGAGCTTTTTGACCTGATGGGCGGAGTTAACCATCAACTAACCAATccacacacaacactgagtgCGTCTCAGAGCTTGACTTTCTCTCTGGGGGGAGCACCACCAGGAGCAACTGTTGCTATGCCCACAGTGCCCCTTTCTCGCTCTCAACAG AGCTTGGGAGGCATCACATCTCAGCAGCCCATAGGACAACAGCAGAAGGTTGGCGTCGGAGGTCAGGGATCATTGGGGTCGACATGGTCCGACCCCTCCGTCAATATCAGTCTGGACTTCCTATCAGCAGGCCTCAACCCCACTAAGACGCCGCCCACACTCAACAACATCATCCAGCAACAAG GTGTGCCCCCCGTCAACCTGTTGTCCCAGAACTTTGGAGGACTGAACCTGAGCTCCCCGCCCCCTGTGACACCCATCAGACCACCAGCCAATTCCATGATGGCAGGTGGTGCCATGACGATGGGCATGCCTGCATCAATGGCAACTGGCATGCCACCCTCAATGACCACGGGTACCATGGGGATGGGCGGAATTCCAGTAAACCAAGGCATGATGGGAATGAACATGAGCATGAATATGGGCATGACCACTCCGGTGATGATGGGTGGCGTGGGAGTGCCAGGAGTCGGTATGGGCCTGTCACACTCCGTCAGCCCAGCTGTGGTCCCACCCAAACAAGATGCCTTCGCTAACTTCGGCAATTTTGGGAAATGA
- the LOC109644047 gene encoding clathrin interactor 1-like isoform X2 — protein MNYSEIESKVREATNDDPWGPSGQLMGEIAKSTFMYEQFPEVMNMLWTRMLKDNKKNWRRVYKALLLLAYLIRNGSERVVTSAREHIYDLRSLENYHLIDENGKDQGINVRQKVKEMVEFIQDDDRLREERKKAKKNKDKYIGVSSDSMGGGGGGGGGGGGSFKNSNELDRSKWDEDWDKSRGAFPFSEKLGEISDKIGSTIDDTLNKFRKKERDDSPDRISDNEEDRASRNSRQETLEFKDEEETVTTKSIQITQATETTTTTTRKRSGASSSKTLDLGAAAHYTGDKSPEEKSSVRQSSSSGLADLLVIDPLSNQSNTTGGSSDLIAGFADFSSPAASASLPTASAAVSSNENGEFGDWSTFSAKPPASSAPSQPVTNLFGSVQSPTATNAAPGPPSAELFDLMGGVNHQLTNPHTTLSASQSLTFSLGGAPPGATVAMPTVPLSRSQQSLGGITSQQPIGQQQKVGVGGQGSLGSTWSDPSVNISLDFLSAGLNPTKTPPTLNNIIQQQGVPPVNLLSQNFGGLNLSSPPPVTPIRPPANSMMAGGAMTMGMPASMATGMPPSMTTGTMGMGGIPVNQGMMGMNMSMNMGMTTPVMMGGVGVPGVGMGLSHSVSPAVVPPKQDAFANFGNFGK, from the exons ATGAACTACTCGGAGATCGAATCCAAGGTGAGAGAGGCCACCAATGATGACCCCTGGGGTCCCTCTGGACAACTGATGGGAGAAATAGCCAA GTCTACCTTCATGTATGAGCAATTTCCAGAGGTGATGAACATGCTGTGGACCAGGATGCTGAAGGACAACAAGAAGAACTGGAGACGAGTGTACAAG gcCTTACTGCTGCTGGCCTATCTGATCAGGAACGGGTCTGAAAGAGTCGTCACCAGTGCCAGAGAACACATTTACGACCTGCGATCTCTAGAAAACTACCATTTGATTG ATGAGAATGGTAAGGATCAGGGCATCAATGTGCGTCAGAAGGTGAAGGAGATGGTGGAGTTCATCCAGGACGATGACAGattgagagaggagaggaagaaagccaagaagaataaagataaatacattGGAGTCTCTTCTGACAGtatgggaggaggtggaggaggtggaggaggaggaggaggaagctttAAGAATT CTAATGAGTTGGATCGGAGTAAGTGGGACGAGGACTGGGATAAGAGCAGAGGAGCTTTCCCCTTCAGCGAGAAGCTCGGAGAGATCAGTGACAAGATAGGCAGCACCATCGACGACACACTCAACAAGTTCAGGAAGAAGGAACGAGACGACTCACCCGACAGAATCAG TGACAATGAGGAGGACCGAGCATCTAGAAACAGCAGGCAGGAAACCCTGGAGttcaaagatgaagaggaaactgTCACAACAAAGAGTATTCAGATCACACAAGCAACAGAaaccacaaccaccaccacacgGAAACGCAGCGGAGCATCGAGCAGCAAGACTCTGGACCTCGGTGCTGCAGCTCACTACACTGGGGACAAGAGCCCAGAAGAAAAG TCATCAGTCAGACAGTCATCCAGTAGCGGCCTCGCTGACCTGTTAGTGATCGACCCTTTATCGAATCAGAGCAATACAACAG GTGGTAGCTCAGACCTGATCGCTGGTTTTGCTGacttctcctctcctgcagcttctgccAGCCTCCCAACCGCCTCGG CTGCTGTATCATCCAATGAAAATGGAGAATTTGGAGACTGGAGCACCTTCTCAGCCAAACCACCAGCGAGCTCTGCTCCCTCTCAGCCTGTCACCAACCTGTTTGGCAGTGTCCAGTCGCCCACTGCCACTAATGCCGCCCCCGGGCCACCTTCTGCTGAGCTTTTTGACCTGATGGGCGGAGTTAACCATCAACTAACCAATccacacacaacactgagtgCGTCTCAGAGCTTGACTTTCTCTCTGGGGGGAGCACCACCAGGAGCAACTGTTGCTATGCCCACAGTGCCCCTTTCTCGCTCTCAACAG AGCTTGGGAGGCATCACATCTCAGCAGCCCATAGGACAACAGCAGAAGGTTGGCGTCGGAGGTCAGGGATCATTGGGGTCGACATGGTCCGACCCCTCCGTCAATATCAGTCTGGACTTCCTATCAGCAGGCCTCAACCCCACTAAGACGCCGCCCACACTCAACAACATCATCCAGCAACAAG GTGTGCCCCCCGTCAACCTGTTGTCCCAGAACTTTGGAGGACTGAACCTGAGCTCCCCGCCCCCTGTGACACCCATCAGACCACCAGCCAATTCCATGATGGCAGGTGGTGCCATGACGATGGGCATGCCTGCATCAATGGCAACTGGCATGCCACCCTCAATGACCACGGGTACCATGGGGATGGGCGGAATTCCAGTAAACCAAGGCATGATGGGAATGAACATGAGCATGAATATGGGCATGACCACTCCGGTGATGATGGGTGGCGTGGGAGTGCCAGGAGTCGGTATGGGCCTGTCACACTCCGTCAGCCCAGCTGTGGTCCCACCCAAACAAGATGCCTTCGCTAACTTCGGCAATTTTGGGAAATGA
- the LOC109646663 gene encoding rhodopsin-like, which translates to MVTLSQHSNSISTGQSSGSDPGLSRAGHTAVAVFLGFILVLGFLCNLMALLVFSRFHWLRTPVNLLLINISASDMLVCIFGTPLSLAASVHGRWLTGSYGCRWYGFSNALFGIVSLVSLSLLSFERYSALLHSTQSESSQQRRARLAVAASWLYSLVWTLPPLLGWSSYGPEGHGTTCSVQWHQRSATSRSYVSCLFIFCLLLPLMLMLFCYGRILLAVREVARQVTDINRSSAEQREGRILLMVVFMVTGYLLCWMPYGVVAMLSSFGRPGMLPSTASLIPALLAKASTVLNPFIYVLLNKQFSRCFLHMIRCSSEAPPTPGHLTRPSNEGAWPHPRNLPTEELNSPKHNPTFTPSVLP; encoded by the exons atggtgacccTCTCGCAGCATAGCAACAGCATCAGCACCGGGCAGAGCTCTGGGTCGGACCCCGGGCTGAGCCGGGCAGGTCACACCGCGGTGGCTGTGTTCCTCGGGTTCATTCTGGTGCTGGGCTTCCTCTGTAACCTCATGGCGCTGCTGGTGTTCTCCCGCTTCCACTGGCTGCGGACTCCGGTCAACCTGCTGCTCATCAACATCAGCGCCAGCGACATGCTCGTCTGCATCTTCGGGACTCCGCTCAGCTTGGCAGCCAGTGTGCACGGCCGGTGGCTGACCGGGTCTTACGGCTGCCGGTGGTACGGTTTCTCCAATGCACTTTTCG gtaTAGTATCcctggtgtctctctctctgctgtcctTTGAGCGATACTCAGCGTTGCTTCACAGCACCCAGTCAGAATCATCTCAGCAACGCAGGGCCAGGCTCGCCGTGGCGGCCTCCTGGCTCTACTCACTGGTGTGGACTCTGCCGCCGCTGCTGGGCTGGAGCAG CTACGGGCCCGAGGGTCACGGCACCACCTGCTCAGTCCAGTGGCATCAGCGCTCAGCCACATCTCGCTCCTACGTCAGCTGCTTGTTCATCTTCTGCCTGCTCCTGCCTCTGATGCTCATGTTGTTCTGCTATGGGAGGATCCTGCTGGCCGTGCGAGAGGTGGCGAGGCAG GTCACCGACATCAACCGGTCGTCAGCTGAGCAGAGGGAGGGCCGTATCCTTCTGATGGTGGTCTTCATGGTGACGGGCTACCTCTTGTGCTGGATGCCATATGGTGTTGTGGCGATGCTCTCCTCCTTTGGACGGCCAGGCATGTTGCCGTCCACTGCCAGTTTAATCCCCGCCCTCCTAGCAAAGGCCAGCACCGTCCTCAACCCTTTTATTTATGTGCTGCTCAACAAGCAG ttctccagatgtttcctgcaCATGATCAGGTGCAGCTCAGAAGCCCCGCCCACTCCGGGCCACCTCACTCGTCCCAGCAATGAGGGGGCGTGGCCTCACCCTCGCAACCTGCCAACAGAGGAACTAAACTCACCAAAACACAATCCTACATTCACACCCAGTGTGCTGCCGTGA
- the tpst1l gene encoding tyrosylprotein sulfotransferase 1, like — MRNTRSNLLLSCLLLCSASLLYLGMSGIECPPKSHRYRWMELNLASANQSQTLTEQFPEDTPLIFIGGFPRSGTTLMRVMLDAHNAVRCGEETRVIPRLLAMRATWSRSAKERIRLDEAGVTDQVLDSAVRAFLLEVIVGHGEPAPRLCNKDPFALKSLSYLARIFPKAKFVLMLRDGRATVHSMISRKVTISGFDLTSYRDCLTKWSSAVETMFSQCQAAGKGRCLPVSYEQLVLQPQEEMRKLLNFLDLQWDPSVLHHEELIGKAGGVSLSKVERSTDQVMKPVNTDALSKWVGHIPSDVLSDMAEIAPMLARLGYDPHANPPNYTRPEPMASPVNYSQSFKTAESPHLS, encoded by the exons ATGAGGAACACCAGGTCAAACCTGCTGCTCAGCTGCTTGCTCCTCTGCTCCGCCTCCCTGCTCTACTTGGGCATGAGCGGGATAGAGTGCCCTCCAAAAAGCCACAGGTACCGATGGATGGAGCTCAACCTggcctcagccaatcagagtcaaACCCTCACCGAACAGTTCCCTGAGGACACGCCGCTGATCTTCATCGGAGGTTTTCCCAGGAGCGGCACCACACTGATGCGTGTCATGCTGGACGCCCACAATGCCGTGCGGTGCGGGGAAGAGACCCGAGTGATCCCTCGCCTCCTGGCCATGCGGGCCACCTGGAGCCGCTCGGCTAAGGAGAGGATACGACTGGACGAGGCGGGCGTCACTGACCAGGTGTTGGATTCAGCCGTGCGAGCGTTCCTGTTAGAG GTGATAGTTGGCCATGGAGAGCCTGCACCTCGCCTCTGTAACAAGGACCCATTCGCCCTGAAGTCTCTCTCATATCTGGCACGCATCTTCCCGAAAGCAAAGTTTGTGCTCATGCTACGAGACGGACGGGCCACCGTCCACTCCATGATATCACGCAAG GTGACCATCTCTGGCTTTGACCTGACGAGCTACAGGGACTGTCTGACCAAGTGGAGCAGTGCAGTGGAGACCATGTTCAGCCAGTGCCAGGCAGCGGGGAAGGGCAGATGTCTCCCCGTGAGCTACGAGCAGCTGGTCCTCCAACCACAGGAGGAAATGAGGAAGTTGCTTAACTTTCTAGACCTGCAATGGGATCCATCAGTGCTTCACCACGAAGAGCTGATCGGCAAGGCCGGTGGTGTGTCTCTGTCCAA GGTCGAGCGTTCAACAGACCAGGTGATGAAGCCTGTGAACACTGACGCCCTCTCCAAGTGGGTGGGACACATTCCTTCTGATGTGTTGAGTGACATGGCTGAAATCGCCCCCATGCTGGCTCGCCTTGGCTACGACCCTCACGCCAACCCCCCTAACTACACAAGACCAGAGCCCATGGCCTCTCCAGTCAACTACTCACAG agttttaaaacagcagaatcTCCACATCTCAGTTAA
- the crcp gene encoding DNA-directed RNA polymerase III subunit RPC9 codes for MEVKNANAAMLSNYEVFKLLTDLKEQRKESGKSKNSSGQQNLNTIMYETLKHLSNTPCSRQSPEVVKEFLTTMMPHKLTKAEKLQLLNHRPQTAVEIQLMVEESEERLSEEQIEELIQTVAVILPGDPEQENTAPAEAEMEEQS; via the exons ATGGAAGT GAAAAACGCCAACGCTGCTATGCTCAGTAACTACGAG gtgTTCAAACTCCTGACAGACCTGAAGGAACAAAGGAAGGAGAGTGGGAAAAGCAAGAACAGCTCCGGGCAGCAGAACTTAAACACCATCATGTATGAG ACACTCAAGCACCTGTCGAATACgccctgcagcagacagagtcCAGAGGTGGTCAAAGAGTTCCTCACCACCATGATGCCTCACAAACTCACCAA GGCTGAGAAACTGCAGCTACTGAACCACCGGCCGCAGACAGCAGTGGAAATTCAGCTA atgGTAGAGGAGAGTGAAGAGCGTTTATCAGAGGAGCAGATCGAGGAGCTCATCCAGACGGTCGCGGTCATTCTACCTGGTGACCCTGAGCAGGAAAATACTGCACCAGCAGAAGCAGAGATGGAAGAACAGTCATGA